One Candida dubliniensis CD36 chromosome 1, complete sequence genomic region harbors:
- a CDS encoding WD-repeat protein, putative (Similar to S. pombe CRB3), protein MDEVVFYIGQGDPADKHSQESYGYITSIHTSKQYASYRHADSHTNGTAITGIGPGERIFAAAPNKALINVYSWGKESVDQRIPIPEALTCITLINHPIGSTSNTGQLYKLPNYRVPWLLAGGSKSGKLYIWELSSGNLLCVRDAHYQGMTTIKGSSCGTFLITGGEDARCIVWNLAELISVYDKSDHQVKPYWQITDNTLPLTDLCLNDAHNINDLKLYTTSKDSTVRIYDIVTKSLLTTFILPSSAECVTKDPANRALYVGLNNGLVRSIPLYSINNHTSVLESIGGMNKIITVDTDPNLKETFVAHQQKTKTGDDKPIAVTKLSISFDGTSIISGDSEGRVFVSDIVTKQVVKSFTPCNSPVAYIAVETVPDDFINTSTTNTTATKADKKHRMIPQFKRVLASTNPEEHQIFLDIPGKITATTNTTHAVDFATWLQGKQFEELQFKNLSGINSIVKQVGNGNVPDLEEKLQRVSQAYTELRNKHEELIKEHAQLLDKLE, encoded by the coding sequence ATGGATGAAGTAGTGTTTTACATAGGTCAAGGTGATCCAGCCGATAAACATAGTCAAGAATCATATGGGTATATCACATCAATCCATACGTCCAAGCAATATGCATCCTATCGACATGCAGACTCTCACACAAATGGCACCGCCATTACTGGTATTGGTCCCGGAGAAAGAATTTTCGCTGCTGCTCCTAACAAAGCATTGATCAATGTATATTCATGGGGAAAAGAAAGTGTTGATCAACGCATACCGATACCAGAAGCATTGACTTGTATCacattgataaatcatcCAATTGGCAGCACCAGCAATACTGGCCAGTTATACAAATTGCCAAATTATCGGGTTCCATGGTTATTAGCAGGAGGATCTAAGAGTGGGAAATTATATATTTGGGAATTAAGTTCAGGCAATTTATTATGTGTCAGAGATGCCCATTATCAAGGGATGACTACGATCAAGGGGTCAAGCTGTGGAACATTTTTAATTACTGGAGGTGAGGATGCCAGATGTATTGTATGGAATTTAGCAGAATTAATTAGTGTTTATGATAAATCAGATCATCAAGTGAAACCATATTGGCAAATTACCGATAATACATTACCCCTCACTGATCTTTGTTTAAATGATGCTCATAacattaatgatttaaaattatataCAACTTCAAAAGACAGTACGGTCAGGATTTACGATATAGTCACAAAGAGTTTGCTAACCACATTTATTTTACCCAGTTCTGCAGAATGTGTCACTAAGGATCCAGCCAATAGAGCCTTATATGTTGGGTTAAATAATGGTCTTGTGAGATCGATTCCTTTATATTCTATAAACAATCATACATCAGTGTTGGAAAGTATTGGTGGTATGAATAAGATAATAACTGTTGATACTGATCCGAATTTAAAGGAGACATTTGTTGCCCATCAACAAAAGACGAAAACTGGTGATGATAAACCTATTGCTGTTACCAAATTGTCAATTTCGTTTGATGGAACAAGTATAATATCTGGTGATTCCGAAGGTAGGGTGTTTGTTTCTGATATTGTGACGAAACAAGTTGTGAAATCATTTACACCTTGTAATTCCCCAGTAGCTTATATTGCTGTTGAAACTGTTCCCGATGATTTCATCAATACTTCAACTACCAATACTACTGCTACTAAAGCCGATAAGAAACATAGAATGATACCTCAATTTAAACGAGTACTAGCAAGTACCAATCCTGAAGAACATCAGATATTCTTGGATATTCCTGGTAAAATCACTGCAACCACTAACACAACCCATGCTGTTGACTTTGCAACTTGGTTACAAGGCAAacaatttgaagaattacaaTTCAAAAATCTTTCTGGAATAAACTCTATTGTTAAACAAGTTGGCAACGGGAATGTACCAGATCTTGAGGAGAAATTACAAAGAGTTTCTCAAGCATATACTGAATTAAGAAACAAAcatgaaga